Proteins from a single region of Chanodichthys erythropterus isolate Z2021 chromosome 13, ASM2448905v1, whole genome shotgun sequence:
- the LOC137035030 gene encoding cytosolic phospholipase A2 gamma-like: protein MKQLYTVPFERNSEHVKQLRNQYVQMSASKPEKSVGVRIERSLNENEEEFVARRRNAVLQSLNKLKICCSQDEVPNIALLGSGGGQRAMVGLLGSLVQLQKTGLLDCILYLSGVSGSTWCMASLYQDPNWSTKLETVKNKIIQRLSGPKVSWTDAFAKLKKYYDEKDEKIFSLTDVFAAMVVTTYVKEIDERTLTDQWDQQSKDPFPIYMAIDKHCKQNNDADPWFEFTPYEAGYSLTGAFVETSSFGSQFENGCKIKDQPEIDMLYLQALCGSVLADGDENKKFLLERIKDSLRFLRPASKTQMKRCKKMREEDPMSLSEDECYKVLMDLVDMNLSVLNGNDPSALDESIRTKLNKLNGGRRQMVQAKKLNLTDKKAAKQYMKQYTEDVYNDLNRSFSFWPKNIWMSIFKCLADWIWGRNYNFLHNMKDKAVPSTLLESETRDYQDAGLLVNSPYFSVLRKERDIDLIISLDFSEVDPFKTVKKAAELCKELNIPFPEVNIPCEDVKKPKDFYVFKGQNTPTVIHIPLFNVVNCVDDIEDWRKKYSTSKWPHSDIQMITDLMEVAGKNISNNKDNLLEQIQLSIKVHK from the exons ATGAAACAGTTGTACACTGTGCCTTTTGAGAGGAACTCTGAACATGTCAAGCAACTCAGGAACCAATATGTCCAG ATGAGTGCATCCAAACCCGAGAAAAG TGTTGGGGTGAGAATCGAACGCTCTCTGAATGAGAACGAGGAGGAGTTTGTAGCCAGAAGGAGAAACGCTGTTCTACAAAGTTTGAACAAACTTAAGATATGCTGCAGTCAG GATGAAGTCCCAAACATTGCATTACTGGGTTCTGGAGGAGGACAAAGAGCCATGGTGGGATTGCTGGGATCCCTGGTTCAGCTCCAGAAAACGGGTCTTCTGGACTGCATCCTTTATCTGAGCGGAGTCTCTGGATCCACCTG GTGTATGGCCTCCTTATATCAGGATCCAAACTGGTCCACCAAACTAGAGACTGTGAAAAACAAGATCATCCAGAGACTCAGCGGTCCTAAAGTCAGCTGGACAGAtgcatttgccaaactgaagaaATATTACGACGAGAAAGATGAAAAGATATTCAGTTTGACTGACGTCTTTGCAGCGATGGTCGTCACAACATATGTGAAAGAG aTAGATGAACGCACACTCACAGATCAGTGGGACCAGCAGAGTAAAGACCCGTTTCCCATCTACATGGCAATCGACAAACACTGCAAACAGAACAATGATgcag ATCCCTGGTTTGAGTTCACTCCATATGAAGCAGGTTATTCTCTCACTGGAGCGTTTGTGGAAACCTCCAGCTTTGGGAGTCAGTTTGAAAATGGCTGTAAGATCAAGGACCAGCCTGAAATTGACATGCTGTACCTGCAAG CTCTGTGTGGCAGCGTTTTAGCTGATGGAGACGAGAACAAGAAATTCCTCTTGGAACGAATAAAAG ATTCTTTACGTTTTTTAAGACCTGCaagtaaaacacaaatgaagaggtGTAAGAAAATGAGGGAAG AAGATCCAATGTCTCTTTCTGAGGACGAATGTTACAAGGTGCTCATGGATCTCGTGGATATGAATCTCTCTGTTTTGAATGGCAATGATCCATCTGCTCTTGATGAATCCATCAGAACAAAGCTGAACA AGCTCAATGGAGGCAGACGTCAGATGGTTCAAGCTAAAAAACTGAATCTCACTGATAAAAAAGCAGCAAAACAGTATATGAAACAATACACTGAAGATGTATATAATGATTTGAATCGTTCCTTCAGTTTCTGGCCTAAAA atatttGGATGAGCATTTTTAAATGCTTGGCTGACTGGATCTGGGGTAGGAATTACAACTTTCTTCACAACATGAAAG ATAAAGCAGTGCCCTCCACTCTTCTGGAAAGTGAGACGAGAGACTATCAAGATGCTGGACTGTTGGTGAACTCACCCTACTTCTCAGTGCtgagaaaagagagagacattGACCTCATCATTTCTCTGGACTTCAGTGAGGTTGATCCTTTCAAG acAGTGAAGAAAGCTGCTGAGTTGTGCAAGGAACTAAACATCCCTTTCCCTGAGGTCAACATTCCCTGTGAAGATGTAAAGAAACCGAAGGACTTCTATGTGTTCAAAGGCCAAAACACTCCAACTGTGATCCACATTCCTCTCTTTAATGTGGTCAACTGTGTAG ATGACATAGAGGACTGGCGGAAAAAATATAGCACCTCTAAATGGCCTCACAGCGACATACAGATGATCACTGATCTTATGGAGGTCGCTGGAAAAAACATCTCAAACAACAAAGACAATCTGCTGGAGCAGATTCAACTGTCCATAAAAGTACACAAATAA